A region from the Molothrus aeneus isolate 106 chromosome 17, BPBGC_Maene_1.0, whole genome shotgun sequence genome encodes:
- the RSPO4 gene encoding R-spondin-4, producing MQWIIFMLLLFISSMEMLTQNRWKKQASAGLLENCTGCVLCSEDNGCITCHHRLFLLIWRDGIRQYGMCVHTCPPGYFGVRGLEVNRCTKCRSPSCESCFSRDFCMKCKDKFYLYKGQCFRQCPPGTAAQPGTRECQETCEPGPWSEWSACTHESRTCGCKWGVETRVREVPEAAREEGTACPALLETRRCRMKKHCPGEKTEPKNKGKKRQKKPKTERHTGT from the exons ATGCAGTGGATAATATTCATGTTGCTGTTATTCATCAGCTCCATGGAAATGCTCACGCAGAACCGGTGGAAGAAGCAAG CGAGTGCTGGCCTGCTGGAGAACTGCACGGGCTGCGTCCTGTGCTCTGAGGACAACGGCTGCATCACCTGCCACCACCGGCTCTTCCTGCTGATCTGGAGGGACGGCATCCGCCAGTACGGGATGTGCGTCCACACCTGTCCCCCGGGCTACTTTGGTGTGCGGGGTCTGGAGGTCAACAGATGCACAA AGTGCAGGTCGCCCAGCTGCGAGAGCTGCTTCAGCAGAGACTTCTGCATGAAGTGCAAGGACAAGTTTTACCTGTACAAGGGCCAGTGCTTCCGGCAGTGTCCCCCCGGCACCGCGGCACAGCCCGGCACCCGCGAGTGCCAAG agacGTGCGAGCCGGGCCCGTGGAGCGAGTGGAGCGCCTGCACCCACGAGAGCCGCACCTGCGGCTGCAAGTGGGGTGTGGAGACGCGGGTGCGGGAGGTGCCGGAGGCTGCCCGGGAGGAAGGGACTGCCTGCCCCGCGCTGCTGGAGACCAGGAGGTGCCGCATGAAGAAGCACTGCCCGGGAG AGAAAACCGAACccaaaaataaaggcaaaaagcGACAGAAGAAGCCGAAGACAGAAAGGCACACGGGCACCTAG